GAGGTTAGCTTAACATCTGttccagaaaaaaaggaaagcattgtTAAAGACAGAGTAACCAAGCATATACCAGAAgtaagtcttgctgaagcagaaccagtgTGGTTTCTGCAAGTGCAAGTTTTCTCTCATTTGCCTATTAGAGTTTTTTTAGAGTATCAACAAGCACTTAGATAGAAGTGATCCATTTGACATTATGtatttggactttcaaaaagcttttgacaaaatcTCACTAAAGACTTTTGCGTAAGCTTAGAAGTCATGGAATAAAATGAGAGGTTCTTTTGTGGATGTGGttaagaaaaaggaagcagagagtaggaataaatgtaAAGTTCTACCAATGGAAGGAAGTAGAAAGTAGAGTCCCCCAAGAAATGATTTTGGGATGTGCTAGTTTAACTTGTTCATGGatgatctagagcagggtttcccaaacttgggtctccagctgtttttggactacatttcccatcaaccctgaccactggtcctgctcgctagggatgatgggagttgtagtccagcaacagctggagacacaagtttgggaaaccgtgATCTAGAGTTGGGGTTGAATAGTGACGTAGTCAAGTTTGCTGATACCACATTTTTTCAGGGTGGTTAAAATCAAAAGGGATTGTGAGAAGCCCCAGAAAGATCCATCtaaactgggtgaatgggcagtaaaatggcagcGGTAGTGGTAGTCACTAGTGGACTAACCAGTAATAAGACCTGGGCTCATAGCGGTTAACTCTGATGAAGATAGCATGGTAGCagtcattaggaaagggattgaaaataaaactgccaatatcataataccACTATCCAGATCTGCGATGTGATTACACTTAAAATACAGTGtatagttctggttgcctcacctcaaaaggatactgtagagctggaaaaggttcagaaaagggcaagcaaaaggACCAAGAGGCTGGAATGGTTACTgtgtgaggaaaggttacaacatttggggctttttagttagACAAAagacaagtaagaggtgacatgatagaggtgttataaaattatgcattgttTGGAGAAAGTGAAGAGAGAGGGGATTTTGTCCCTCATAATACTTTCCCTCCAATTCGGGCCATCcagtgaagctaaatgttggaagactcaggataGACAAAACAAAGCACTTATTCACTtattcacttctcacagtgccgAGTTACACACAATAGGTAGTGATTGCTATCAAGTGCAaggagaggatgctggactagataggtctagcctgatccagcagggatgtCCTTATGTTTATGTTCTTAATATGTTTCCTTGCAGCTCAAAGCTGAGAAGGTTTAGCAACACCCTAGGCATTGAAATTGGGTGTCTTTAGGCAATGCACAGATGGTGGAATGCACTCATAGAAACACTTATGCTTTCATTTGCCTTTTTAGATTGAAAACAGAAACTTTGGGTTGCTTTTAATGATGAGGGAAATGGCTCCTGAAAGTGAAAAAATAACTAGTTATTAACACAAACAGAAACTTTTGCTTCCAAACCCCTCTTTGCTGGGGCAGGGGGTTACATGCCCTTACTAAGGCTCATTCACATGGTGCCAAACTGGGTTCTAGCATGATCTCTGAACTTTGCCTCTGAGTAATTGGCCATCTCCTTAGCTATGAGATCATTCTCCCATTGAAGAAATGTGTAGAAGCGAGCATGTGGATAGTATTTCATGCTTTCTCAATGCATTATAAGATTGACAGAAAGTTATCCCATGAAGCTTTTTAAATGGATGTAGAGTAGGAatgcaagaagctgccttatgccgctTCAGAATATTCgacgtagctcagtattgtgtgcACCAGGGCTATGGAACTTCCAATTCAGAGGCCAAATGTGACCCCCCCAAGACCTCTCTAATGAGGCTTTGAGACTCTACCCAGCACATACCCCTTCCACAAGTCACACATCATATCAGCCCTGCTCCACAGCTCCTCACGTGCTTTTGCTTGTTCCTGAACTGACGTAGTGCCTTTTAgatgcctggatggagagatgtgtgcATGGGAGTGTGTAAAGAAACTTCTAACTGTtagtagcctactgtacaaaggtagggCTCACGCCTGTTGCTCACCCCATTTTTGCCTTTAGCACCCCCCCACCAATGGCATATGGCCCCCATAAGGTTGTCCATGGCagaatgtggtccttgggctAAGAAAAGGAGGTcatgacccctggtctacatggACTGACatgcatctctccatccaggcatgcaggagtctttcccggccctaactggaaatgccaggggttgaacttgAGCCCTTTGGCATGCACCACATGTGTTCCACCTCTGAGCTGAGTGAAGCCCTTCACTTGTTGCTCTCTGTCTAAATTAGAGGGTTGGATAATACAGGAACACCATGGGATGTCTATATCTCTACCACATCCTTTTACTCATCTTCTCTACGCTTAGTGGTGTGGTCAGTTTTTGTATTGACCATATTGCATTGTGGTGAAGGTCTTTGGGGTCAGTCACAATCTGGGCCTGGaagaaaggtgtatttttatattgaaaCATTTTTCTATAGTGCCTTCCAATGCAACCCAAGGCAGCTTTGAACTATTCAAATCTCATCACAACCAGTGGATGTTCAAAAGCCAGAAGCTAGATCTACAACTGCTATGAATTAAAATGCACTAAATGTCTGACAGAATAGAATCCTAACAGTTCGTGTAAAAGACATCTAAGAAGGAGCCAGCCTAACTTCCTTAGGAATGAGTTCAACAATAGGGGTTCCATTACTTAAAAGACACAGTCATGTGCCTCCACCAATCATATCTCTTGCTGATGGAAAGTGAGCCTGATAAAATTGGCCATAATTCACAGGCAGATTTTAATGCAGGATGGTGTTGTGATTGGAGGAGAAGTCTGTCTGTAGTTAGGAGAAGGGGCAATCCCAGAGAGCAGACTGATTTTCTCTGATTTTCTTGTAAAGTGCTGGTAATTGGAAATTCATGACTGTACTCATTAAGAGTTTTCTGAAATTTAACTGATTCCCCTGGTCCACTGTAGAGCAGTGAGGAATACTGTAGAATAACATGGAAATTATTGAAGAATTTTATGCACTTTATTGTAGTATCTGCACAGTTTATTTCCTTTGACTAGAAGTAatgatagctagctagctagatatagacagacagacagaataaCTAATTCCCATTTTATTGCATGCATCACAATGACTTCCCCcctctttcatttctttctttgctaAGGAGCACTTCAGTGGACAAAAACTgtagtcttttttatttttcaatttgagAATATCTATGAGAGCAGCCATGGGAGTAAGTAATATGAgcaccactcctcctctgcctttTTTCTTGTGGGATTAGCTTCTCAGCAGTCAAgcgtgcaatcctatgtacacttacctgggagtgagtagTACTGAACTCAAGGGGGCTTACTTGAATAGACACATACTAGGTTGCACTTCAAGATTTCTGCCCTGAAGCTCAGTACTGTATGTCTATTGTGATTTGTtagtcagcagcagcaaaatgcattCCTACATCCTTTCCTGCTGGATAAAAGATAAATTGTAAAaaatgatttgttttgttttgtaaatgttTAGTCTATCCCATTTCATCCCAAGGTTTGGGTTATGTAGCAGTAATTTTATGATTTATGAACAGATTAGAACAAATAAAAACTCCCAACCACACATTTCTTAGCCTCCAAAATCGGAtaaataggattttaaaaaatgctgctgctTTGGTCTCTTGTTCCTTATTTTTGTATCTTAACTACCTCAGTGCCTATCCATTTAGAAAATGGTTTTTAAGTCTGGATTTTTAAAGGAGCTAAATGGTGTTTGACATGTGCACTTATGAAAAGAAGCAAATGTTGCTTAATTCAGTTTTGATTTGTGTCAAGTGACTTACTAGCTTTTTCTTGGCAAAGAACTTGGGAGTGGGGCTGTGATACAGAACGCTGCTGTCTCTGACAGTTGCTTGGTGTGCTACTCTTCCCAGGCTCATTAactctgtccacagacagcatagTAGGAGCATCTCAACAGCATAGAACATCTCAAATTCTGTAAATCATTGCTTGACATCTCTTGCTGCTTTCCCCATATTCTGCTTTGTCCCTGGTGTGCAGAaccacagcataaaaatatgGCCAAACTAAAGATCCACATCTCTCTACATTATGAATATAAGGAACCCCCTGATTCAGGATTCTCAGTGGCTACGTATGCTTCGCAAGATGCAAGCAAGAAATGTTAATAGAATAAACAATCTTGGTTATTTTTCTTAGCTTCTGGTTTAGAAACACCCCGACCCAGATGATCTTGGAAGATATTAATATCTTCCCTGGATTTTTCTAGCCTCACGTCAACAACATTTGTGGCTGTCCAGAATACAAGTTTGTGAGAACCTCTGGCAGTGCATAGTTTGCTCTGTAATGTTCATGTTGGTGTGTGCCAACATCTCTAGCCCAGTTTTCTGTTCAGTCTTCAAGCTGTACTTTGGGCTACAGTATAGCTAGCCTGTAATGAAATAATATTGTATAGTAACTGCTGGCCATGGGGAGAAGGGATTAAGGCCAAATGTAGTTTGATATTCTGGATCCTGGGAGAGTATCTTTGCAAGGTAAAACAGTGTCTGAATGTGTGCAAAGTAAGCAAGCCAAAGTCTTAGAAGGGAGAAAACCACTCTATTCTATCCTCTTTTGCTCCAAAGAGATGGCCCATTTGTGGGGGGATCCTTGTTTCTTTTGCACCAAGCCTTGCAGAAATTAGTTTTAATGGAATTTCATATGTTTTCTTACTTCCTCAGTCTTGACGCCCCTCCCACATACACATACATGAAATTATTTGTTTGTGTATAATGTATCAAGTTCTTGCCCAAAGACTTAGAATTGTTTTTACAATAGTCTTTgtgttgcatttctttctttgcacCTTTCAGCCTCATCTACTGTGCCAAAATTAAATTGTGTTGTAATTTGGTTTTAATATCAGAGACATCTGTAACATTTAGTGCGCCTGGGTTTAGACTGCTATTTGAGCTTCTTTTGTGTTAAAAGAACTAGAACTTTGTATATGGAGCTTTACCTGGCCACAGACAAAGGAGAAGAAGCCTGCACCGTCTCACACCGTAGCAGGGCAAAGACTATTTCAGATGCagacaacaacattttaaaataaaaaggcatttttatttaaatgtaagCCAAGAGGAAATCTACCCCCAGGTTACAATTATTATCATTACATGGATTAAAGCACTACCAAAATAGCTAGATGCTTCGTTCTCCCAAGCACACCTGCCCTTCTCAAGGAGAAAAAAGGCAGAGAGATGGTTCATTTACGCGCAGAGCAGAGTGGAGCTGGCTTGTTGTAATTATACTAGGTGCATGAATAATCTAATACATTCCTGAATTTGATTATTTACAGCTGCTTTTGGGCcacgggtgggtggggagaaacaaAGTTAATTTTTAATGGCTATATTAAGTTATATAAAAAGGTACACTAACAAGGGCACTGTTCTTGTCTATCTAATCCAGTTATCTGAATTGGTCAGCCATAGGTtaattgtgcatttaaaaaacaaaacacaacatcaGCACTGTGTCTAGAATAGCATCCCTTTTAGCCCTGTCTGGGATCAAACTCCCCTCTGCTGTGATGacagcaaaataaattatttgccCTTCTCAAGTCTAACTAAAGGATAATTTTCTGGCACTGATTTTTGCTGTGACAGTGATCCAAAAGCACAGGATGCCAGAGCTATTAGAATTTTATTGTAGATATGAAGAATTCAACCTGGGGAAAAGGTTCCTCATTAAAAGCAAACCCAGAACAAGGTGCTTTTAAGGGGCAGGCAGTGTGTCTAGTAATACCAAGCAGTTTTGTTAAGCTGATACAAGCAGAAGACTGATTCTTACAGTTTCTGACACTTACGTGGCTGACTGCACATATCCAAAAGGGCGAGGTGGTCATCTGGAGCAGGGCTTGTGACCTCTGTAAAGGGAGCATTGCTTCAGTTTTTAGCTATGCTAGGACTTGTTCCAAGAAGCCTAGCAGTAAGTTGAAAAGTGTGGGCTCGGGAACCTACATTCCAAATTAATATTAGAAGCAGTAGCTGACTAAAGCAATTAAAAAGTAAGAAATGGCCCCTCTTTGGTCCAGCAAGGGCACTCTTTCTTCTCCAGAAATAAAAACAGGCTTGCTTATATAGCAAATGTTTATTCTCTGAAAGTCAAAGCCATTACACAATCTTGTATTCCACAGCAGTTTTCTAAAGGGAAATGGTACTCTCTGCTACAAGTTACTGTCTCTACTACTGAGCAGGCTGTAGTCATCTGGGATGTGTAAAGAgcattcagttcttttttgtcAACAGATGGTTGCTTCTGTTGTGCATAATAAATGGATTCTGGGATGGTCCGAGTAGAATGGTTAGAAGAAAAGCCTCCATCATCTTCTAGGGGAGATGAAGGAAATTAAGAATAAACCACAGTAGTCCATCCAAGGGAGATGAAGAGAATTCCTCTGTGCCTTTCAGTGAGGAGATGCTTTGTAAATATATAttgtctttcccctccctcccacaatgGGTATGGGGTTTGACccacttccttccccacccccaccttggcTGCATCCTTCCTGTGGATTGCTTCCTATCCATCTGCCGGTGTCTGTTCTCGTTCCTCATAGGACATGATGAGAGGATCTGAAAAGACTGAGCTGATTGATTCACTGTCCAGCTTGAGCTGTAAGAGTCTGGGGCTTTTAGCTTCTGGAAAGTCCTCGCTGACAGCCAACCTGACCTTGCCATTCTGGGCTTCCTTGATGGGCTCTAGGAAAACAACGTGCTTGTTTGCGCTGATCTTGCGATTTGGCCCATCTGTGGCTGGCGGGGTGGTACTAAGGATGGACGATTGGGCGCTGCAGTCTGGAGGGGGGCTTGCAGGCTTCTTGAAGCACTTGGAGCAGCGACATGGTGTGAGGTACAAGTACATGAGGACAAGTACCAGGGTAACAACACACCCTAAGAGGGTTGAAAGGCCGGTATTGAAAGACTCTGGTGGTTTGGGGTATTGAAATGTGATGTTGACTTCAAATGTCTGGTTGATCTGTTGGAACTCGTTGATGGCTATGCACACATAAACACCGGAATGGGAAAGGGTACCCCTTCTGATCAATAGGCTTCCATTTCTGAAAGGTTGATGCGCCTGATTACTGTGCTCAGGGTACATGAATAATTCATGTCTAGGAGAGATCCATCTGTAGTTTGTGGCATTGTCATTATGGAGGCTCGTGTTGCAGTCTATTACCAAGGATTCTCCCACTTGGCAGAGGATTTGGGGAATGTCAAATTGGTTCCAGGAGCAATCTCCAATATACTTGTTGTAATTGAAGGTGTTGACTAAGGAACGTGGCACGTTGGGGAAAGCTTTGCAGGTGTGCTCCTCTACAAAATCCTCCGCAGAACTGAAACCACGGTGCTTCCATTCCTGGAGCATCAGATGAAGAGAACAGTCACatatcacagggttgttgtgaaggtacaAGCCATTTTTTATGTACCCGGGCAAAGTTGCTATTACTTGAACAGGAATGCTGCTTAGGTTGTTAGCAGACAGATCCAGGGTCCTCAGGTACGGGTGTTCAAGTCTTTGAATGGACTCAAATGGAAATTTTCTTAGCCTGTTCCAACTCAGGTAGACTTTTTGCAATCTGATTAACTTGACAAAAGCATTTTGATCGACTTGTACAATCTTGTTGTTGTATAGCAAGAGCTCCTCCAACTTCACAAGGCCATCAAAGTAGTACTTCTCCACAGTGCTCAGGTAGTTGGAAGACATGTCCAGGTGTAAAATGTAAGTGGCATTGTGGAACACTTGCCGGGTGATACTGTGGATCTTGTTGTGGCTGATCCTGAGGGTCTGGAGACGTGGTAAGGCAGCCAGCCAGTGGTCATTAAGCTGAGTAATGTTATTGTAGCTGAGGTCCAAGGTAGTGGCTGTGGGAAGCAGGGTGCTGGGGACCTGTTCAAGATCCTTCTTGGCACAACTCATGAGATCAGCAGTACAAATGCAAACTTCGGGACATCTTCTGAGAGTACAATTGTTTAAGGTGCTGACTTGAATGCACAGGACAAAGAAAACTAACAGCTTTCCAAGcagtttccaaataaataaagccaAGGTCAGTACATTCATCATGTAACAGTGGAGCTCACCCTGGTTAGTCACGAGCATGGAACTAAGTTCTCAAAGTCAAATTCACACTGAGTATAATCCTGTCGCAAGACACTGATGTGTGAATGGGCAACAGTAGAATGAATCGGTAAAATCAGATGGTGCCTAGAGACTCTGAATTATGCTCCTGAAAATATTGTGTTGTCTCACTCAGAATAAACAAGCATTTAAGCAATATGCTGTAATCAAAGGCCAGCATGTAACTGCTGCTCTGCATGCCTCTCTTGGTAGTTGTAGAAACCAGCAGGAGTCTGTGTGCAGGTATTgcctaaaataattttaaaagcaaggtATGTCTATATGGATCCTCTTGAGCTCTGATTCAAAAGTCTTGAACATGTTTACAGGATTTGCCTCTACAGTGTCCCTCTCCAAATAACCCAACCTTGCATCTATTTGAGGCTGCTCCTTCAGTAACATTGGTCCAGGGAGAAGCTggatccatttttattttatttttttgctttgccgAGTCAAGTGTCCTTAGATCGCAAAGTTTCCATTAGTGGATCCTTATCTTGAGGCTAAGCAACTCCAGTACAGGTTCATCATAAAAGGGCCAATATGAGCCCATTTCTTCACCTCTGTAATCTCAAATAGAAATGCCAAAGAAAGCAGCTCTTACCCGGAGATCTTCCTTTCTGGGTTATATTGAGCAGCATCACTCTTTCCTGCCGGTTGTTTCATCTTTCAGCTGACAGCACTGTATGCAAACACTTTCACCTTCTTCTGCTCCTATTTACAAGCTGCCTGTGAACACTGAAGGGTAAGCTTTGTGGACCAAGAAGAAATCCTATTGGTTTGTGTAAGAGGGAGTGGTGATAAGaagagaggggaaggggaggacCAGTAGTGAAGGTTTTTTTTCCTGAATGGCATGTAGTTTCTTTGTTGTGCCATGTGAGGGCAGAAAAATCCTCCACAGCTGTCCTTGGACTGGGCATCAGAGTGGCACATGAGAGCTGCAGCAATTTGTGCCAGCAGCACTATTACAAAGGGAGATAAAGAAGCAGGCTTAGTAAAAGGAGGGGGTGGGTCTCGCGAAGCAGCCCAAGCTCCTCTGCTGTTTACAGTTTCTCAATGCAAGTCTTTGCAATTTTGTAATCTTTGGATCTTGGTTGAAATTTTTTTAGGGGTAGGAATGGAAGAATAGATCACACTGTAGCACCAAAGGACCACAACCAAGATTGTGACCCTATTGTTCTGGATAGTTTGCCCCCCAAGAGTTAGTCATTTTTGCCTATCTAGAACTTCACACGTTATATTTATGATACCTGTGATCATAGTTTCTTTGTGACCTTCATGACAACTTCTGTCTTAACTAAAAATAGAGCTAAAAAAAAACTTATGTCAGCATCACAAACTCAGTGTATGGACACTGAAAGCTTGTATTTTAATACCCAAAGCACAGCATACTCTATAAATACACATTCATACTAGAATATAGATTTTGGCTGAAACTTAGGAGAACCTTCTGAATTGTAATAGCCATTCAGCAATGGAACAGACTAACGAAGGTGGAGGTAACTAAGCAGAGACTGGTTAGTTACCGGTATCTGCCAGAGATGCATATATTGTATCGACCAGTGGAGTGCCCTTCCAACCAGCAACAGCTGCTGAGGCTGTGAAAGCAGCTTCCTAgcagcagcattgctgctgcttcccagaaCAGGGCAGGGCAGTGGCAAGCTTGGGACTCTTGGTCCCAGTTAGCAGCAGTGCTGCCTCTGTTAGGAGGCTGTGTCCACCCTGCCAGCCAACTTCAGCTCCCAACTCcttgattctatgaaagcaaatTGAGTTTGAGGCTTCTGTTTTCATTGCGACCGGTGTGTTTGAGTCTTTCAGCCTTTTGAAGTTAACAAGTGACTCCCCTGCCACAGTTCTGAAATTTTCCTCACTGTGGTCCTCCTCAGGATATGGTGTCCTCAGGGAAGGCTTATGGCTGGAGGCAGTGACATCCTTTCTGTTGCTATGCCAGATTATCACCTCGCTCTGTTCCTCCAACCTTCATCCTTTGTTGTTACCTTGGCTTTAATGAATTCGTACAAGCAGTGTACAACCTCATTATCCTTGCAGTATGCTTCTGTAGTGGTATACAACCACACTTTCTGTCACTGTCAAATTCCTGATAGCAGTAGAGTGTTCGGCTTTGAATTCGATCAGTGCTATCTTTACACTTTGGGGTGAAGTCATGCATTATAATTTGCCTGGCTATACTAGATCAAACAGACCTGTTCCATGCCATCACATGTCCTTTTTTCAGTTTATCTCATTTTTCAGTTTTTCTGCATAAGGAaactgatcatagaatcatagatttggaagggacccctgaggaaGGGTGATcttaccccctgcaatgcaggactatgcaacTGTACTGTAGGGGAATCAAACCTacagccttggtgttatcagcactatgctctaacgtctaaccaactgagctatacagcAAATCATTGTCCTTGAGCAGATGTGCagaacctttgccccccccccagatgttgctgaactacaacttgtaccatccctggccatgcttgttgaggatgatgggagttgtagttcagcaatatctgggagGCCAAAGATTCCtcacacctagggttgccatatttcaaaaagtgaaaaaccgGGCACAACGGTTGAGCAACATTTAAAATGCCAGCATTAAAAAAAGTTGACTCTCCATTCAGATTTTGCCCCTTCTCTTCAATTTCATTTTCTGTGTGTGCTGATGCAATTATTATTGGCTGCTTATTGTGTGGATGATCTTGCTAAGGTGTTAGCTGTAGTGTTGTTCCTGTGGAGGAAGCaaatgtgtgggagagagagggagaatgagaAAATTCTCAAGGGCATATGCATAGATTTCAGAAGCCAGATCAAACTCCTTACAACCATTGCCTTTTTTTAGTCTGTGCTGTATTTCAGTATCTAATTGGTGAGGCACAAGTTTTCCTCCCTTCATCCCCATTTACATATTTGACATTTGTTGAGGCTTTTATACTTTTGATATTGATTTACTTGACCAT
Above is a window of Zootoca vivipara chromosome 2, rZooViv1.1, whole genome shotgun sequence DNA encoding:
- the AMIGO3 gene encoding amphoterin-induced protein 3 is translated as MLVTNQGELHCYMMNVLTLALFIWKLLGKLLVFFVLCIQVSTLNNCTLRRCPEVCICTADLMSCAKKDLEQVPSTLLPTATTLDLSYNNITQLNDHWLAALPRLQTLRISHNKIHSITRQVFHNATYILHLDMSSNYLSTVEKYYFDGLVKLEELLLYNNKIVQVDQNAFVKLIRLQKVYLSWNRLRKFPFESIQRLEHPYLRTLDLSANNLSSIPVQVIATLPGYIKNGLYLHNNPVICDCSLHLMLQEWKHRGFSSAEDFVEEHTCKAFPNVPRSLVNTFNYNKYIGDCSWNQFDIPQILCQVGESLVIDCNTSLHNDNATNYRWISPRHELFMYPEHSNQAHQPFRNGSLLIRRGTLSHSGVYVCIAINEFQQINQTFEVNITFQYPKPPESFNTGLSTLLGCVVTLVLVLMYLYLTPCRCSKCFKKPASPPPDCSAQSSILSTTPPATDGPNRKISANKHVVFLEPIKEAQNGKVRLAVSEDFPEAKSPRLLQLKLDSESISSVFSDPLIMSYEEREQTPADG